From a region of the Chitinophaga caseinilytica genome:
- a CDS encoding hemolysin family protein: protein MDIYTIVLLVLVILLAGFFAGMETAFANINRLSIELKKKQGRVAGRILAGFSDHPAKILATSLIGLTISIVIYSMLVAGWLDQLWLSIWKSEEQVAKFVALTLFIEICAATLLVLFFGFFIPRSIFRSRPEALLSFFAWPISVLSKPFYVIGAMLESISEWILKYLFNVRIIENKSSFGRVDVEYFIRQSQQHMGESQELNTELFENALSLVHVKIRGCLIPRKEIEALDISATIEDCRKKFIDTKLSKVIIYEQNIDNILGYVHQLDMFKNPKDIRAVIHPILAVPETMSAIDLLGKFNKERRSIAWVVDEFGGTAGIVTIEDVLEEIFGDIKDEHDVEEFVEKQIAEKEYIFSGRLELDYLNERYGFDFPEDESETLSGYIISHYETIPRLKERIIIDNYEFDVLNVTDTRIEMVKMKILD from the coding sequence ATGGATATTTACACGATCGTTTTACTGGTTTTAGTGATATTGCTGGCGGGTTTCTTCGCCGGCATGGAAACGGCGTTCGCCAATATCAACCGGCTGAGCATCGAGCTAAAGAAGAAACAGGGCCGCGTAGCCGGCAGGATCCTGGCCGGCTTCAGCGATCACCCCGCCAAAATCCTCGCCACCAGCCTCATCGGCCTCACCATCAGCATCGTTATATATAGTATGCTGGTTGCGGGATGGCTGGACCAACTGTGGCTCTCCATCTGGAAATCGGAAGAGCAGGTGGCGAAGTTCGTGGCATTGACGCTTTTCATCGAGATTTGCGCGGCTACGCTGCTGGTGCTGTTTTTCGGGTTTTTCATCCCGCGAAGCATCTTCCGCTCCCGCCCCGAAGCCCTGCTGAGCTTTTTCGCATGGCCCATTTCGGTACTGTCGAAACCTTTTTACGTGATCGGCGCCATGCTGGAGTCGATCTCGGAGTGGATACTGAAATACCTGTTCAATGTGCGCATCATCGAGAACAAAAGTTCCTTCGGGCGGGTAGACGTGGAATATTTCATTCGCCAGAGCCAGCAGCACATGGGCGAAAGCCAGGAACTGAACACCGAGCTGTTCGAAAACGCCCTCAGCCTGGTGCACGTCAAGATCCGCGGATGCCTCATCCCGCGGAAAGAGATCGAAGCGCTGGACATTTCCGCCACGATAGAAGACTGCCGGAAGAAGTTCATCGATACGAAATTGTCTAAAGTCATCATCTACGAACAAAATATTGACAATATTCTCGGATATGTGCACCAGCTGGACATGTTCAAGAACCCGAAAGACATTCGGGCCGTCATCCACCCCATCCTCGCCGTGCCCGAAACCATGAGCGCGATCGACCTGTTGGGGAAATTCAACAAGGAGCGGAGAAGCATTGCCTGGGTGGTGGACGAGTTCGGCGGAACGGCCGGTATCGTGACGATCGAAGACGTGCTGGAGGAGATTTTCGGGGATATCAAGGATGAGCACGATGTGGAAGAGTTCGTGGAGAAGCAGATCGCAGAGAAGGAATACATTTTTTCGGGCCGCCTGGAGCTGGATTACCTGAACGAGCGGTACGGGTTCGATTTCCCTGAAGACGAAAGCGAGACCCTTTCCGGCTATATCATTTCCCACTACGAAACGATCCCGCGGTTGAAGGAGCGTATTATCATCGATAATTACGAGTTTGACGTGCTGAACGTGACGGATACGCGGATCGAGATGGTGAAAATGAAGATCCTGGATTAG
- the gmk gene encoding guanylate kinase: MASNKIIIITAPSGAGKTTIVRKLLADMPQLAFSISAATRSPRETETHGKDYYFMSPETFQEHIEQNDFAEYEMVYAGKYYGTLKSELQRIWDNGQTPMVDIDVKGALSIKEKYHGTALTIFIQPPSLDALRVRLSERGTETQASLDERLGKARYELSFAREFDYIVVNEVLETAYAEVRKLIETFLAR; encoded by the coding sequence ATGGCATCCAACAAGATCATTATTATTACCGCTCCCTCGGGCGCAGGTAAAACCACCATCGTACGCAAACTGTTGGCAGACATGCCGCAGCTCGCCTTTTCCATCTCCGCCGCCACCCGCTCGCCCCGCGAAACGGAAACGCACGGGAAGGATTATTACTTCATGTCGCCCGAAACATTCCAGGAGCATATCGAACAGAACGATTTCGCCGAATATGAAATGGTATACGCCGGGAAGTATTACGGAACGCTGAAGAGCGAACTGCAACGGATCTGGGACAACGGGCAAACGCCCATGGTGGACATCGACGTGAAAGGCGCGCTGAGCATCAAGGAAAAATACCACGGAACGGCGCTGACCATCTTCATCCAGCCTCCTTCGCTCGACGCGCTGCGGGTACGCCTCAGCGAGCGGGGAACGGAAACCCAGGCGAGCCTGGACGAAAGGCTGGGGAAAGCACGGTACGAGCTATCGTTTGCCAGGGAATTTGATTATATTGTTGTAAATGAGGTGCTGGAAACGGCTTATGCCGAAGTGAGGAAATTGATCGAAACCTTTTTGGCCCGTTAA
- the murA gene encoding UDP-N-acetylglucosamine 1-carboxyvinyltransferase, with protein MINAFEVRGGNRLKGEIIPQGAKNEALQIISAVLLTPGKVTISNIPDIVDVNLLIELLADAGVKVNRVSRSVCEFQADAVNMDYLESPEFKKKSGRLRGSVMMAGPLLARFGKAYIPKPGGDKIGRRRLDTHVIGFERLGASFVYDTDDNYFRLESPKSGLNGTYMLLDEPSVTGTANIVMAAALANGTTTIYNAACEPYLQQLCKMLNSMGAKIKGVGSNLLEIEGVSSLNGCEHAMLPDMIEIGSFIGLAAMTQSEITIKNAGIKNLGIIPEKFGLLGIKMEYRGDDIFIPEQESYEIQNFLDGSILTISDHPWPGFTPDLLSIVLVVATQAKGSVMIHQKMFESRLFFVDKLIDMGAQIILCDPHRAAVIGLGRQHQLRGITMSSPDIRAGVSLLIAALSAQGKSTIHNIDQIDRGYQYIDERLRNLGADIKRV; from the coding sequence GTGATCAACGCGTTCGAAGTTAGAGGCGGCAACCGTCTGAAAGGAGAAATTATACCGCAGGGAGCCAAAAACGAAGCATTACAGATTATCAGCGCGGTACTGTTGACACCCGGAAAAGTGACCATCAGCAACATCCCCGACATCGTGGACGTTAACCTGCTGATCGAACTGCTGGCAGACGCCGGCGTGAAAGTGAACCGCGTTTCCCGCTCCGTTTGCGAATTCCAGGCCGATGCCGTAAATATGGATTACCTGGAAAGCCCCGAGTTCAAAAAGAAATCAGGCCGCCTGCGCGGCTCCGTGATGATGGCCGGCCCCCTGCTGGCCCGTTTCGGTAAAGCCTATATCCCCAAACCCGGGGGCGACAAAATCGGCCGCCGCCGGCTCGATACACACGTGATCGGGTTCGAGCGCCTGGGCGCTTCCTTCGTTTACGATACGGACGATAACTATTTCCGCCTGGAGTCGCCCAAAAGCGGCCTCAACGGCACTTATATGCTGCTCGACGAGCCCAGCGTAACCGGCACCGCCAACATCGTGATGGCCGCCGCGCTGGCCAACGGCACCACCACCATTTACAACGCCGCCTGCGAACCTTACCTGCAGCAGCTTTGTAAAATGCTCAACAGCATGGGCGCTAAAATCAAGGGCGTAGGTTCCAACCTCCTCGAGATCGAAGGCGTTTCCAGCCTGAACGGCTGCGAACACGCCATGCTGCCCGATATGATCGAGATCGGGTCTTTCATCGGCCTGGCCGCCATGACCCAATCCGAGATCACCATCAAGAACGCAGGCATCAAAAACCTCGGCATCATCCCCGAAAAATTCGGGCTGCTGGGCATCAAAATGGAATACCGGGGCGATGATATCTTCATCCCCGAACAGGAAAGCTACGAGATCCAGAACTTCCTCGACGGCTCCATCCTCACCATTTCCGACCACCCCTGGCCCGGCTTTACGCCAGACCTGCTGAGCATCGTGCTCGTAGTGGCCACCCAGGCGAAAGGCAGCGTGATGATCCACCAGAAAATGTTCGAAAGCAGGTTGTTCTTCGTAGACAAGCTGATCGACATGGGCGCCCAGATCATCCTTTGCGATCCGCACCGCGCCGCTGTGATCGGCCTCGGCCGTCAGCACCAGCTGCGGGGCATCACCATGAGCAGCCCCGACATCCGTGCCGGCGTTTCGCTCCTGATCGCCGCGCTCAGCGCACAGGGGAAAAGCACCATCCATAACATCGACCAGATCGACCGCGGCTACCAGTATATCGACGAGCGCCTGCGGAACCTGGGAGCAGATATCAAGCGCGTCTAA
- a CDS encoding MGMT family protein, with the protein MKKQLQENIDFYYNEQGYVVLTEHFHRERGYCCGNGCLHCPFDYENVPEEKESASSKPAAQKTEPDFIERVFSIARKIPRGRVTSYGAIAERAGIRLTARMVGWAMHQAGKAHPPVPAHRVVNSKGLLTGAVHFATPTLMQELLEQEGVEVRNNQVVGFTDKFWNPPLTKKNTALPKKKK; encoded by the coding sequence ATGAAGAAGCAGCTGCAGGAAAATATTGATTTTTATTACAACGAGCAGGGATATGTTGTGCTGACCGAGCATTTCCACCGGGAACGGGGGTATTGCTGCGGCAACGGCTGCCTGCATTGCCCGTTTGATTATGAAAACGTCCCCGAAGAAAAAGAAAGCGCCTCCTCGAAGCCCGCCGCCCAAAAGACGGAGCCTGATTTCATCGAGCGGGTATTCAGCATCGCCCGGAAAATCCCCCGAGGGCGGGTTACCAGCTACGGCGCCATCGCCGAAAGGGCCGGCATCCGCCTCACCGCCCGCATGGTGGGCTGGGCCATGCACCAGGCCGGGAAAGCCCATCCGCCCGTTCCGGCCCATCGCGTGGTCAACAGTAAAGGCCTCCTGACCGGCGCCGTCCACTTCGCCACCCCCACTTTAATGCAGGAATTATTGGAACAGGAAGGGGTCGAAGTACGCAATAACCAGGTAGTCGGCTTTACGGATAAGTTCTGGAACCCGCCGTTGACCAAAAAGAACACAGCGTTGCCCAAAAAGAAAAAATAG
- the trmB gene encoding tRNA (guanosine(46)-N7)-methyltransferase TrmB: protein MGHKKLQRFAEIETFPNVLIYPKDMPGKWNSHFGNSHPLTLELACGKGDYTLGLARKYPEENFMGVDLKGNRIWKGAKTAIDQNIANVAFLRTQIEQITDYFAPGEVKDIWITFPDPFLRQSKSKKRLTHPRFLALYQQLLGDGGTVNLKTDSTELYTFTKMVIARMGCRLITDVPDVYALSPVPELLQIQTYYEGMHLADGRTIRFLKFALPAAPIDWKAANLATDEEAAAGKY from the coding sequence ATGGGACACAAGAAATTACAGCGATTCGCGGAAATTGAGACTTTTCCCAACGTGCTCATCTATCCGAAAGACATGCCGGGGAAATGGAACAGCCATTTCGGGAACAGCCACCCGCTCACCCTCGAACTGGCCTGCGGCAAGGGCGATTACACCCTCGGCCTGGCTCGAAAATACCCCGAAGAGAACTTTATGGGGGTAGACCTGAAAGGCAACCGCATCTGGAAAGGCGCAAAAACCGCCATCGATCAAAATATCGCCAACGTAGCCTTCCTGCGCACCCAGATCGAGCAAATCACCGATTATTTCGCGCCCGGCGAAGTGAAAGATATCTGGATCACATTCCCCGATCCTTTCCTCCGCCAGTCCAAATCCAAAAAACGCCTCACCCATCCCCGGTTCCTCGCGCTCTACCAGCAACTCCTGGGAGACGGCGGCACTGTGAACCTGAAAACCGACTCCACCGAGCTATACACCTTCACCAAAATGGTGATCGCCCGGATGGGATGCCGACTCATCACCGACGTTCCCGACGTATACGCCCTTTCCCCCGTTCCGGAACTCCTCCAGATCCAGACCTATTATGAAGGTATGCATCTGGCAGACGGCAGAACCATCCGGTTCCTTAAATTTGCATTACCGGCTGCGCCGATCGACTGGAAAGCCGCGAACCTCGCAACGGATGAAGAAGCAGCTGCAGGAAAATATTGA
- a CDS encoding 4a-hydroxytetrahydrobiopterin dehydratase — MWQETERHLYRAFTFPDFREAFAFMTKVALAAEKMDHHPTWTNTWNKVEIWLSTHSAGNTVTEKDRALARVIDQFIPNS; from the coding sequence ATGTGGCAGGAAACCGAGCGGCACCTGTACCGCGCCTTCACCTTTCCCGACTTCCGCGAAGCCTTTGCTTTCATGACCAAAGTAGCTTTGGCCGCGGAGAAAATGGACCATCATCCCACCTGGACCAACACCTGGAACAAGGTGGAAATCTGGCTGAGCACCCATAGCGCCGGCAACACCGTCACGGAAAAAGACCGTGCCCTCGCCCGCGTCATCGATCAATTCATCCCCAATTCATAA
- a CDS encoding tryptophan 2,3-dioxygenase: MQQTNVQYGPYLQLDAILNAQHPESDKLGLPAHDEMLFIVIHQAYELWFKQLLFEVESVADIMSKPAVNDNSPELQTVVHRLNRSVTILKLLVQQIDIMETMTPMDFLDFRDMLRPASGFQSWQFKTLEARLGLQYENRFGQEYYISQLTPDKIEIIRRAEREPSVLKLLNDWLERMPFFEEPGNWADYQPATNASAAGDSLWFNDYRNIYMAGLADAEQANRAYFDKVFGDGEGAGHLSPRASRAALFIMLYRGYPLLQLPFQLLNALLEIDEQLSTWRYRHMSMVQRVIGTRIGTGGSTGRDYLKGALDKHYIFADIARLTSFLIERRKLPELSPAMGRRLGFR, translated from the coding sequence ATGCAACAAACGAATGTGCAGTACGGCCCGTACCTGCAACTGGACGCCATATTGAATGCGCAACACCCGGAATCCGACAAACTGGGGCTCCCCGCGCACGACGAAATGCTTTTCATCGTCATCCACCAGGCTTATGAACTGTGGTTCAAACAACTGCTTTTCGAAGTGGAATCCGTAGCCGATATCATGAGTAAACCCGCCGTGAACGACAATTCCCCCGAATTGCAGACGGTCGTGCACCGCCTGAACCGCAGCGTCACTATCCTCAAGCTGCTCGTGCAGCAGATCGATATCATGGAAACGATGACGCCCATGGATTTCCTCGATTTCCGCGACATGCTCCGCCCGGCGTCCGGCTTCCAGAGCTGGCAGTTCAAAACCCTCGAAGCCAGGCTGGGCCTGCAATACGAAAACCGTTTCGGACAGGAATATTACATCTCCCAGCTCACGCCCGACAAGATCGAAATTATCCGCCGGGCCGAGCGGGAACCTTCCGTGCTGAAGCTCCTCAACGACTGGCTGGAGCGCATGCCCTTCTTCGAAGAGCCCGGCAACTGGGCCGATTATCAGCCCGCCACCAACGCCTCCGCCGCCGGCGATTCGCTGTGGTTCAACGATTACCGTAACATCTACATGGCCGGCCTGGCAGACGCGGAACAGGCCAACCGCGCGTATTTCGACAAAGTTTTCGGGGACGGCGAAGGGGCGGGCCACCTTTCACCAAGAGCCAGCCGCGCGGCGCTGTTCATCATGTTGTACCGCGGCTATCCCTTGCTGCAACTGCCTTTCCAGCTGCTGAACGCGTTGCTGGAGATCGATGAACAACTGAGCACCTGGCGCTACCGGCACATGAGCATGGTACAGCGGGTGATCGGCACGCGGATCGGAACGGGCGGAAGTACCGGGAGAGATTATCTGAAAGGCGCGCTGGACAAGCATTACATCTTTGCAGACATAGCCCGGTTGACGAGTTTCCTTATTGAAAGAAGGAAGTTGCCGGAGCTGAGCCCGGCGATGGGGAGGAGATTGGGGTTTAGATAA
- a CDS encoding SDR family oxidoreductase, which yields MNIALTGKTAVICGGSQGLGLASAREIALLGASCILIARSEGPLQAAVASLDASQGQQHAWFTADFNQPEKVQSVIRAITNDRIVHILVNNTGGPSGGPILAAEGGAFVSAFQAHLVCNQLLAQAVVPGMKAAGYGRIIQIISTSVKTPLRNLGVSNTIRAAVANWAKTLAGELAPFGITVNNVLPGSMSTDRLRSLFRANAESRGVTEATVAEEWRQEIPMQRFGDPAEFGAAVAFLASPAAAYITGINLPVDGGKTPSL from the coding sequence ATGAACATCGCGCTGACAGGTAAAACCGCCGTTATCTGCGGGGGCTCCCAGGGCCTGGGGCTCGCATCCGCCCGGGAAATCGCCCTGCTGGGGGCCAGCTGCATCCTCATCGCGCGCAGCGAAGGGCCGTTGCAGGCCGCCGTGGCTTCGCTCGACGCGTCCCAGGGCCAGCAGCACGCCTGGTTCACAGCCGATTTCAACCAGCCCGAAAAGGTGCAATCCGTTATCCGCGCCATTACCAACGACCGCATCGTTCACATCCTCGTCAACAATACCGGCGGCCCCTCGGGCGGCCCGATCCTCGCTGCCGAAGGCGGCGCTTTCGTATCCGCGTTCCAGGCCCACCTGGTCTGCAACCAGCTGCTGGCCCAGGCCGTTGTCCCGGGAATGAAGGCAGCCGGCTACGGGCGCATCATCCAGATCATTTCCACTTCCGTCAAAACCCCGCTGCGCAACCTCGGCGTTTCCAACACCATCCGCGCCGCCGTCGCCAACTGGGCCAAAACCCTCGCCGGCGAACTGGCGCCTTTTGGGATCACCGTTAATAATGTGCTCCCCGGGTCTATGAGCACCGACCGCCTCCGCAGCCTCTTCCGCGCCAACGCCGAAAGCCGTGGCGTTACCGAAGCCACCGTGGCCGAAGAATGGCGGCAGGAAATCCCCATGCAGCGCTTCGGCGATCCCGCCGAATTCGGCGCCGCCGTCGCTTTCCTGGCTTCGCCCGCCGCCGCTTACATCACCGGTATCAACCTGCCCGTGGATGGCGGCAAAACACCCTCGCTTTAA
- the rpiB gene encoding ribose 5-phosphate isomerase B, protein MEQTTFDLSLPIAIGSDHAGFDYKEEVISWLEGKGVQVKDFGTYSVDSVDYPDFAHPVASAVEDGTHAFGILICGSANGVAITANKHQGIRAAICWGDELARLARSHNNANVLCIPARFVSVPTATEMVDVFLSTPFEGGRHENRVKKIACM, encoded by the coding sequence ATGGAACAAACGACATTCGATCTTTCCCTGCCGATCGCCATCGGGTCTGACCACGCTGGGTTCGATTATAAGGAAGAAGTGATTTCCTGGCTGGAAGGGAAAGGGGTACAGGTAAAGGATTTCGGCACTTATTCTGTCGACTCCGTGGATTACCCCGATTTCGCGCACCCGGTAGCCAGCGCCGTGGAAGACGGAACACATGCCTTCGGCATCCTCATCTGCGGCAGTGCGAACGGTGTGGCCATCACGGCCAACAAGCACCAGGGCATCCGCGCGGCCATCTGCTGGGGCGACGAGCTTGCCCGCCTGGCCCGGAGCCACAACAACGCCAATGTGCTCTGCATCCCGGCGCGCTTTGTAAGCGTGCCTACGGCAACCGAAATGGTAGACGTGTTCTTGTCTACCCCTTTCGAAGGCGGCCGTCACGAAAACCGCGTGAAGAAGATCGCCTGCATGTAG
- a CDS encoding Lrp/AsnC ligand binding domain-containing protein, which translates to MSHNLNIDKLDLQIISEMMSNAEISYADLGKKLFVSGGTIHVRMKKLQELGIVKGTRLHVDLKMIGYDVIAFIGIFLEKSSMYDTVAKELRKLPEIVRLNYTTGGWSMFAEIICKDISNLRRVLHDELQKIKGIERTETFISLEESFTRTINVVE; encoded by the coding sequence ATGAGCCACAATTTGAATATTGACAAACTGGACCTGCAGATCATCAGCGAGATGATGTCTAACGCTGAAATCTCCTATGCTGACCTGGGGAAGAAGCTGTTCGTATCAGGCGGTACGATCCATGTAAGGATGAAGAAACTGCAAGAACTGGGTATCGTTAAAGGTACGCGATTACATGTAGATTTAAAAATGATCGGGTACGACGTCATCGCTTTCATCGGCATTTTCCTCGAAAAAAGCTCCATGTACGACACTGTGGCGAAGGAATTGCGCAAGCTTCCCGAGATCGTCCGCCTTAATTACACCACCGGCGGCTGGAGCATGTTCGCAGAAATCATTTGTAAAGATATCTCCAACCTCCGCCGCGTGCTGCACGATGAGCTCCAGAAAATCAAAGGGATCGAGCGCACCGAAACGTTCATTTCCCTCGAAGAAAGTTTCACGCGCACCATCAACGTAGTAGAGTAA
- a CDS encoding Fic family protein, whose translation MHGIEKKKKKELTPVELAALLHYRFVRIHPFDDGNGRMARLLMNFVLLKNQLAPIIIKSTDKKNYLFALNQADAGEIGAFVDYIVQQLCWSLNLYIRAANGEEIDENDDLQKEISVWKKGLKGDEKESSHRTTELVLELFLKGGLLDLFKEFESQIGQFRDLFYDSSLEYMLNGGHTQSNFHNFKEMVVSFPGRDSIFNLSARAVLRDFKPLPNPSIAFFPHVAINFEFNRYNVRSENGILMIKPYTVNLSSKDRSDILDPIIRQLFTDVKTAARIKG comes from the coding sequence TTGCATGGTATAGAGAAGAAGAAGAAAAAAGAGCTCACTCCGGTTGAGTTGGCGGCCTTGTTGCACTACCGGTTTGTCAGGATTCATCCGTTTGATGATGGGAACGGCCGAATGGCGAGATTGTTGATGAATTTTGTTCTGTTGAAAAATCAATTGGCGCCAATAATTATTAAGTCAACAGATAAGAAGAATTATTTATTTGCATTAAATCAAGCTGATGCGGGCGAAATTGGCGCGTTTGTCGATTATATAGTTCAGCAATTGTGTTGGAGTTTGAATCTTTACATACGTGCTGCCAACGGCGAAGAAATCGATGAAAATGATGATTTGCAAAAAGAGATTTCCGTATGGAAAAAAGGGTTGAAAGGGGATGAGAAAGAGTCTTCGCACCGTACAACTGAGTTGGTTCTCGAGTTGTTTCTAAAGGGAGGACTTTTGGATTTATTTAAGGAGTTTGAAAGTCAAATCGGACAATTCAGGGATTTATTTTACGATAGTTCCCTAGAGTACATGCTTAATGGTGGCCATACTCAAAGCAATTTTCACAATTTTAAAGAAATGGTGGTCTCATTCCCCGGGCGGGACTCGATTTTCAATCTTTCAGCCAGGGCAGTGCTAAGGGACTTTAAACCATTACCCAATCCATCAATTGCATTTTTTCCGCATGTGGCTATCAATTTTGAATTTAATCGTTACAATGTTCGAAGTGAGAATGGAATTTTGATGATAAAGCCGTATACGGTAAATCTATCAAGTAAAGATAGGTCTGATATTCTCGATCCTATCATTCGCCAGTTATTTACTGACGTAAAAACTGCTGCCAGGATCAAGGGATAA
- a CDS encoding IPExxxVDY family protein gives MSVLKLKLDQDALVEDFFEDTWLAGIISQAKDYQLIWQLNKQLGFDFRVNNTLEINLAKNRRSFFFTVYEHQEITKGAGHYFYNNHCKAEFLLPELKHVDFLWLIKGNYYQQADVKALIEQCRKAELVQMASLLDMRDIKNRINLIF, from the coding sequence ATGTCTGTACTTAAATTGAAGCTGGACCAGGACGCACTGGTGGAAGATTTTTTCGAAGACACCTGGCTGGCAGGGATCATTTCCCAGGCCAAAGACTATCAGCTTATCTGGCAACTCAATAAACAACTGGGGTTCGATTTCCGGGTGAATAACACCCTGGAGATCAATCTCGCCAAAAACCGCCGCTCCTTCTTCTTCACCGTGTACGAGCACCAGGAGATCACCAAGGGCGCCGGGCATTACTTCTACAACAATCATTGCAAGGCGGAATTCCTGCTCCCCGAACTGAAGCACGTGGATTTCCTCTGGCTCATCAAGGGCAATTATTACCAGCAGGCAGACGTGAAAGCGCTCATCGAACAATGCAGGAAGGCCGAACTGGTACAAATGGCGTCGCTGCTGGATATGCGCGACATCAAGAACCGTATTAACCTGATATTCTGA
- the tatC gene encoding twin-arginine translocase subunit TatC produces MLKKLFSSNEEKAEMSFFDHLEELRWHLVRSAAAIVIVSILGFVFTDWILTKVIFGPTQADFPTYRWICSASHYFGLGDKMCITPPPIVFQNTKMAGQIMLQFKLAMIIGVIGAFPYVCWELWRFIRPALKDNEAKGSKGVIFWVTLQFLMGIAFSYFLIAPFMINFLASYTVSEVIKNDFFIDDYFGLMSQIILGMGALFEMPILVYFLTKLGILTPTFMRNYRRHAIVVILVLAAIITPPDVLDQLLVFVPLYLLYEVSILISARTYAKKEKAEIEEWS; encoded by the coding sequence ATGTTAAAGAAGTTATTCTCGAGTAACGAAGAAAAAGCAGAGATGTCGTTTTTCGACCACCTGGAAGAGCTCCGGTGGCACCTGGTTCGCTCTGCAGCTGCGATCGTGATCGTGAGCATCCTGGGATTCGTGTTCACAGACTGGATCCTGACCAAAGTGATCTTCGGCCCCACACAGGCCGACTTCCCCACCTACAGATGGATTTGCTCCGCCAGCCATTATTTCGGACTGGGCGATAAGATGTGCATCACACCGCCGCCCATCGTTTTCCAGAACACCAAAATGGCCGGCCAGATCATGCTCCAGTTCAAACTGGCCATGATCATCGGCGTGATCGGCGCTTTCCCGTACGTGTGCTGGGAACTGTGGCGGTTTATTCGTCCTGCCCTGAAAGACAATGAGGCCAAGGGTTCCAAAGGCGTTATCTTTTGGGTGACCCTCCAGTTCCTCATGGGCATCGCGTTCAGCTATTTCCTCATCGCCCCGTTCATGATCAACTTCCTCGCCAGCTATACCGTGTCTGAAGTGATCAAGAACGACTTCTTCATCGACGATTATTTCGGGCTGATGTCGCAGATCATCCTCGGGATGGGCGCACTGTTCGAAATGCCGATCCTCGTATACTTCCTCACGAAGCTGGGCATTCTTACGCCTACTTTCATGCGGAACTACCGTAGGCATGCGATCGTCGTTATCCTCGTACTGGCGGCCATCATCACTCCGCCCGACGTACTTGACCAATTGCTCGTTTTCGTACCTTTATACCTGCTGTATGAAGTGAGTATCCTGATCTCGGCCAGAACGTACGCGAAGAAAGAGAAAGCGGAAATCGAAGAGTGGTCCTGA
- a CDS encoding DUF4290 domain-containing protein — protein MEYNTARNHLIMREYGRNVQRMIEYILTLKDREHRQQQVSAVIELMGILQPHLRNVEDFRHKLWDHLFLVSDFRLDVDSPYPIPTRETLRSKPERLPYPKKHPRHRHFGKNLERVIDKALSTENPEMKDGFVQVIGNYMKLAYGNWHKENVHDDAIRAELSSITHGELQYYPTSGNANPAPVISMETQFRAPGNTTAPAPNSNNNNNKRKQFQQNNYKQNKSNKNKHKYNKNRNK, from the coding sequence ATGGAATATAACACCGCACGCAATCACCTCATCATGCGGGAGTACGGCCGGAACGTACAGCGGATGATCGAATACATATTGACGCTGAAAGACCGTGAGCACCGGCAGCAACAGGTTTCCGCCGTCATCGAACTGATGGGCATCCTGCAGCCGCACCTCCGCAACGTGGAAGATTTCCGGCATAAACTGTGGGACCACCTCTTCCTGGTGTCCGACTTCAGGCTGGACGTGGATTCCCCATACCCCATCCCCACCCGGGAAACGCTGCGCTCCAAACCCGAGCGCCTGCCCTATCCCAAAAAACATCCCCGCCACCGCCACTTCGGGAAAAACCTCGAACGTGTGATCGATAAAGCCCTTTCCACCGAAAACCCCGAAATGAAAGACGGGTTCGTTCAGGTGATCGGCAATTACATGAAACTGGCCTATGGCAACTGGCATAAAGAAAACGTGCACGACGACGCCATCCGCGCCGAACTGTCGTCTATCACCCACGGCGAACTGCAATACTATCCCACATCCGGCAACGCCAACCCGGCGCCCGTGATCAGCATGGAAACCCAGTTCCGCGCTCCCGGCAACACCACCGCGCCTGCTCCGAACAGCAACAACAATAACAACAAACGTAAGCAGTTCCAGCAGAACAACTACAAGCAGAACAAGAGCAACAAGAACAAACACAAATACAACAAAAACAGGAACAAGTGA